GTATATGATCTTAACGAAGATGGTGGTGTTAGAAATAAAAAATTATTTAAAAGTTTTATTGATTTTGGTTTAGATGGTATGCGTTGTGACAAGTTGGGTAATTTATATGTTTGTAGATATGGCAAAGGTACTGTGGCTATACTATCACCTAAGGGAGAGTTGCTACAAAAGGTGTCATTAAAAGGAAAAAAGCCTACTAATATAACTTTTGGAGGATTAGAAAAAAAACAATGTTTTGTAACAATGGCCGATAGGGGATGTTTTGAATCTTTTTATACTCAAATCAGCGGAAAATCTTTTTAAATATGCAAAGTACAATAACCTTAAAGAACATTGCTTTAGAAGCAGGATATTCGATATCTACTGTCTCAAAAGCCTTAAATGATAGTCATGAAATTAGTAGTATAACTAAAGAGAAAATAAGAAAAATTGCCTCGTCGTTAAACTATATACCTAATTTTTTTGCACGAAACTTAAAGAGTAAAAAAAACTTTATAATCGGTGTGATTATACCTGATTTTAAAAATGAATTTTTTTACAATTTAGTAAATGGTATAACAGAAGAAACTAGTGATAATAGCCACAGAGTTATGGTTTATCAAACCTGTAATAACCCAAGAAAAGAAATTAATTATATTAATTTATTATCAGAGGATATAATAGACGGATTAATTGTGTGTACGAGCTTTTATTCAGAGAAATATTTAGATGACAATAAAAATTATTTTAATTTCTCACAAAAAAACACACCATTTACTATTGTAAATAAAAAAAATAAAGAGAATATTATGTCTGAAAAAGCAAAAGAATATGCTGTTAAATATGGAAAAACATTAGTAAATGACTTAATAGTTCGAATAAAGCAGAATAACATACAATTAAAAGCTTCTTAGGATGATTTTAATAGCAGACAGTGGTTCTACAAAATGTGATTGGTTTTTGTATGAACTTAAAAGTAATAAGGTAGTTATTAGGTTGCGAACAGAAGGAATAAACCCTTCAGTTTTAAAGAAGAAGCATATTAATGATATTCTTAAGAATAGTAAAGAATTAACCAATTATAAAAATATAATAGAAGCTGTTTTTTTTTTTGGTGCGGGATGCAATAATATAAAAGGAGATAAAAAGGTAAAGGATGTTTTTAACAGTTTTTTTCCTGTTTTATCAAGAATAGTAATAAAAGAAGATTTAATGTTGGCAGTTTTGTCCGCATCTCAAACCCCATCGGTAGTATGTATTTTAGGAACAGGTTCTAATTGTTGTTTTTTTAATGGGAAAACAATTGAACAGAAAGTAAAGTCAATGGGTTATGTCTTGATGGATGAAGGAAGCGGTAACCATTTAGGTAAACAGGTTTTAAGAAGCTACTATCATAAAGAACTTCCTGAAGATTTAAAATTTTCTTTAGAAAAAGAGTTTAATTTAAATAGTGATAAAGTGCTTTCTAAACTCTATGGATCAAAAATGCCCAATAAATATTTAGCTAAATATGCACGGTTTTTATTTGAAAATATAGAACATCCATATGCTAAAAATATTATAACCTTTTGTATATCAGAATTCATTGAAAAACAACTACTTAAGTATGAGTCAGAGTTAAAAGAAGTCCCATTATATTTTATAGGATCTGTAGGGTATCATGCAAGAGGAATAATCAAAGAAGAGTTAGGTAAAAGAAACATAAATCTGCCTAAAAAATTTATAAGAAGACCTTTAACAGCTTTTATTCAATCTATAAAAGAAGACGAATTATTTTTAAAAAAACTAGAGTAGTTAATAAAATTTTGATTGATAGACTTTGTATTTAAAATGAGTAAATTTGATATTCATCTTATGGAAAAAATAAAAAAAATAGCAGTCATGACTTCAGGAGGGGATTCTCCTGGTATGAATGCGGCAATTAGATCGGTAGTAAGAGCATGTGCTTATTATCGTACTGAATGTATGGGGATTTACAGAGGTTATCAAGGGTTAATAGAAGGAGATCTAGTTCCTTTTACAGCGCGTAGCGTAAATAATATTATTAATAAAGGAGGAACGATATTAAAATCAGCAAGGTCAAAAGATTTCAGAACTAAAGAAGGTAGATTAAAAGCATACGAAAACCTTAAAGAACATAATGTTGATGCTTTGGTTGTAATTGGTGGAGACGGTTCGTTTACGGGAGGTGTAGTTTTTAATAAAGAGTTCAGTTTTCCTATTATAGGTATACCAGGAACTATAGACAATGATATTTCAGGAACCACACATACAATTGGGTATGATACAGCTTTAAATACAGCAGTTGAAGCTATTGATAAAATTAGAGATACAGCATCATCACACAATAGGTTGTTTTTTGTGGAGGTAATGGGAAGGGATGCTGGTTTTATAGCTTTAAATGCGGGTGTAGGAGCTGGAGCAGAAGAAATACTGATCCCAGAAGAGAATTTAGGAGTCGAAAGAATGCTAGAATCTTTAAAGAAAAGTAGAAGAACAGGAAAGTCATCTAGTATAGTAGTCGTTTCAGAGGGAGATAAAACAGGTAAAAACGTTTTTGAATTAGCTGATTATGTAGAAGCGAATTTACCAGAATACGAAGTGAGAGTTTCGGTTTTAGGACACATGCAAAGAGGTGGTTCACCTACTTGTTTTGATAGAGTTTTAGCCAGTAGGTTAGGAGTTAAAGCAGTTGAACTTTTACTTGATAACCAAACAAATTTAATGGTTGGTTTACAGAATAATAAAATTGTAGCCACTGATTTAGAAAAAGCAATTAAAGGAGAAAATAGTATTGATATGGAGTTATTAAGAGTCTCCGATATCATGACAACATAAAAATTATAATAAAAATAATAAATATGATTAAAATAGGAATTAATGGATTTGGAAGAATAGGTAGAATCGCTTTTAGAGCAGCAATCAACAGAAGTAATGTTGAGGTTGTCGCGATTAACGATTTACTAGATGTAGATTATTTAGCATATTTATTAAAGTACGATTCTGTTCATGGACGCTTTGATGGAGAAATATCTGTAAAAGAAGGAAAGTTGGTTGTAAATGGAAAAGAAATTAGAGTTACATCTGAAAGAAATCCTGAAAATTTAAACTGGAGTGAAGTGGGAGCAGAATATATAATTGAATCTACAGGTTTCTTTTTAACAGAAGAGGCAGCAAATTTACATATAAAGGGAGGTGCAAAAAAAGTATTTATATCTGCACCATCTAAAGATGCAAAAATGTTTGTAATGGGGGTTAATCATACCGAAATGACCAAAGAAGATACTATTATGTCTAATGCTTCTTGTACAACGAACTGTTTGGCACCTTTAGCTAAGGTTTTAAATGAAAAATTTGAAATAGTAGAAGGTTTAATGACTACCATACATGCCGCAACATCTGGTCAAGGAGTGGTAGATAGTCCGAATAGAGATAGAAGAAGAGGTAGATCGGTTTTAAACAATTTAATACCTGCATCAACAGGAGCAGCAAAGGCAGTTACAAAAGTAATACCAGCTTTAGAAGGAAAATTAACAGGAATGGCAGTAAGAGTTCCTGTAGCAAATGTTTCTTTAGTAGATTTAACTTTTAAAACCAAAAAATCAACGTCATTAGCAGAAATTAAAGCAGCTTTAAAAGAAGCTTCTGAAGGAGAGTTAAAGGGGGTATTGGGGTATACAGATGAAAAAGTTGTATCACAAGATTTTGTATCAGAAACAAAAACATCAATTGTTGATGGAGACGCTTGTTTAGAATTAAATAGTACTTTTTACAAAGTAATCTCTTGGTATGATAATGAGTTTGGTTATGCAACTAAAATTGTTGATTTACTAGAATACTCGGCGTCTTTATAAAGTAATTTTTCATTTTGATTAAAAACCTGTTAGTTATTATAACTAACAGGTTTTTTTATGAAAAGAAGTTTTTATCTTTGTTTATACAATTTAGATAAGAAATGTCGTGTTTTTTAAGTTAAAACGACAATTAGAATATAAAAATAAAGAAATGATTAAAATAGGAATTAACGGTTTTGGAAGAATAGGAAGACTGGCTTTTCGATCAGCAATTAATAGAAATAATATAGAGATTGTAGGGATTAATGATTTATTAGACGTAAATTATTTAGCTTATTTATTAAAATATGATTCTGTTCATGGACGTTTTAAAGGAGATGTAGAAGTTAAAGATGGTAATTTAGTTGTAAATGGAAAAGAAATTAGGATTACAGCAAATAGAAATCCAGAGGATTTAAAGTGGAATGAAGTAGCTGCGGAGTATATTATAGAGTCAACTGGTTTTTTTACAGATAAAGATAAAGCTGCGTTACATATAAAAGGAGGGGCAAAAAAAGTAATTATTTCTGCACCATCAAAGGATGCTAAGATGTACGTTATGGGCGTGAATCATAAAGAGATGAAAGCAGATGAAAATATTATTTCTAATGCCTCATGTACAACCAATTGTTTAGCACCATTAGTGAAAATTATTAATGATGCTTATGGTATGACAGAAGGTTTAATGACAACTGTTCATGCAGCAACATCTACGCAAAGTACAGTTGATGGACCAAATAAAAAATGGAGAAGAGGACGTTCTGTAAT
This genomic stretch from Tenacibaculum sp. Bg11-29 harbors:
- a CDS encoding LacI family DNA-binding transcriptional regulator encodes the protein MQSTITLKNIALEAGYSISTVSKALNDSHEISSITKEKIRKIASSLNYIPNFFARNLKSKKNFIIGVIIPDFKNEFFYNLVNGITEETSDNSHRVMVYQTCNNPRKEINYINLLSEDIIDGLIVCTSFYSEKYLDDNKNYFNFSQKNTPFTIVNKKNKENIMSEKAKEYAVKYGKTLVNDLIVRIKQNNIQLKAS
- a CDS encoding N-acetylglucosamine kinase, with the protein product MILIADSGSTKCDWFLYELKSNKVVIRLRTEGINPSVLKKKHINDILKNSKELTNYKNIIEAVFFFGAGCNNIKGDKKVKDVFNSFFPVLSRIVIKEDLMLAVLSASQTPSVVCILGTGSNCCFFNGKTIEQKVKSMGYVLMDEGSGNHLGKQVLRSYYHKELPEDLKFSLEKEFNLNSDKVLSKLYGSKMPNKYLAKYARFLFENIEHPYAKNIITFCISEFIEKQLLKYESELKEVPLYFIGSVGYHARGIIKEELGKRNINLPKKFIRRPLTAFIQSIKEDELFLKKLE
- the pfkA gene encoding 6-phosphofructokinase, with the translated sequence MEKIKKIAVMTSGGDSPGMNAAIRSVVRACAYYRTECMGIYRGYQGLIEGDLVPFTARSVNNIINKGGTILKSARSKDFRTKEGRLKAYENLKEHNVDALVVIGGDGSFTGGVVFNKEFSFPIIGIPGTIDNDISGTTHTIGYDTALNTAVEAIDKIRDTASSHNRLFFVEVMGRDAGFIALNAGVGAGAEEILIPEENLGVERMLESLKKSRRTGKSSSIVVVSEGDKTGKNVFELADYVEANLPEYEVRVSVLGHMQRGGSPTCFDRVLASRLGVKAVELLLDNQTNLMVGLQNNKIVATDLEKAIKGENSIDMELLRVSDIMTT
- the gap gene encoding type I glyceraldehyde-3-phosphate dehydrogenase, which translates into the protein MIKIGINGFGRIGRIAFRAAINRSNVEVVAINDLLDVDYLAYLLKYDSVHGRFDGEISVKEGKLVVNGKEIRVTSERNPENLNWSEVGAEYIIESTGFFLTEEAANLHIKGGAKKVFISAPSKDAKMFVMGVNHTEMTKEDTIMSNASCTTNCLAPLAKVLNEKFEIVEGLMTTIHAATSGQGVVDSPNRDRRRGRSVLNNLIPASTGAAKAVTKVIPALEGKLTGMAVRVPVANVSLVDLTFKTKKSTSLAEIKAALKEASEGELKGVLGYTDEKVVSQDFVSETKTSIVDGDACLELNSTFYKVISWYDNEFGYATKIVDLLEYSASL
- the gap gene encoding type I glyceraldehyde-3-phosphate dehydrogenase; protein product: MIKIGINGFGRIGRLAFRSAINRNNIEIVGINDLLDVNYLAYLLKYDSVHGRFKGDVEVKDGNLVVNGKEIRITANRNPEDLKWNEVAAEYIIESTGFFTDKDKAALHIKGGAKKVIISAPSKDAKMYVMGVNHKEMKADENIISNASCTTNCLAPLVKIINDAYGMTEGLMTTVHAATSTQSTVDGPNKKWRRGRSVINNIIPTSTGAAKAVTKVIPEMLGKLTGMAVRVPVADVSLVDLTFKTAKATSLKEIMATFKAASENEFKGIVGYTEDAVVSQDFVSETRTSVVDADASLELNENFFKVISWYDNEFGYATKIVDLLEYSASL